Genomic segment of Candidatus Neomarinimicrobiota bacterium:
GGATGGCTGAGGGGATTCGTGGAATTGCTATTCACCCTGGGCATCGTTTTGCTGGTCGTCGATGTAATTTTCGCCACGGGATTTGACATTGTTGGAAAAGTGGCGGGGTTTGTGGAGAGTTTCACAGGACAGGGTGTGACAGGCCTAATAGTCCTTCTGCTCATCCTGGCTATCTATAGAAGATAGTGCATCTTAAGAATTCGTCCCCGTCCAGCGGGTGCGAATTCTTACATTTCCAGGCGATTCATTTCCTCATTCACGGGGAGTGAGGGGGTGCTATCACCCCAGGGAGCACTCCTTGGGTGCTGTGGATTTAGGCGAGAAAAGGAGGCGTCCGAATGGCAGGTATCAAGGACATCTTTGACCAGGTTGGCGGGGTCCTCAGGCAATTCGTTGACCTGGGTTTGACCATCATTCTGGTGTTGATCGTACTGGACATCTTGTTTGGCACGAACTATGTCACGGGGAACATCGCGACGATCGTAGGCAATATTGCCGGGAGCGGCCAGAATGGTGTGGCCGGCCTGATCGCCCTGTTGCTGCTTCTGCTGCTATACCAGAGGAAGTAGGCACTCTAGCCGTCGGGCAGGGCCCCCTCGTTGGGGGCGCTGCGGCAATCCATCATTGTGGCCCGTCCGGGGCCCTGCTCTTGCAGTCGTAGAGCGGGGACTTCAGGCGGGCTTTCGTATGCCTTACGACCCTAACGAATTACTGCCACCGGAGCGCAGCTCCCCCGACTGGGAGCATTTGGAGGCGGAAGTCACGGTCACCACCTTCAAGGCCTCCGGGCCGGGCGGTCAGCACCGCAACAAGACCGAATCTGCCGTGCGGGTCACCCATGTGCCCACGGGGGTGACGGTGATCGCCGCCGAGAGCCGCAGCCAGCACCGCAACCGCGTGGTGGCCATGGAGCGGCTGCGACAGCGGCTGGAGGCGATGTTTGCGGAAAAGCGCCCCAGAAAATCATCGCCGGTTCCCCGGCGGGAAAAAGAACGCCGGTTGCAGGAGAAAAAGCAGCGTTCGCAGGCAAAAGCACGGCGCAAGCCGCCGGACCCGGACGCAGACTAGCCGCCGTGCAGGTGAGGTGTCCGGGTGGAGCCAGGCGCAGGGGGATTGACGGCGCCCCGCACCTGGCAGAATTTACCATCCGACTTCAGGAGCAGCCATGAATGAGCTCTATCCGCCCATTGAACCGTACCGGCACAAGCATCTGCCCGTGTCAGACCTACACACCATCCACTACGAGGAGTGCGGCAGGCCGGAGGGTTTACCGGCGTTGTTTGTCCACGGCGGGCCTGGTGGCGGTATTGAGACCAGCTACCGCCAGTACTTCGACCCCGCCCGCTACCGGGTGATCCTGGTGGACCAGCGGGGGTCGGGGCAGAGCAGGCCCCGCGCCGAGCTGCAGGAAAATACGACCCAGCACCTGATTGCGGACATGGAACGGGTGCGGGAAGACGCCGGGGTGGAGCGTTGGCTGGTCTTTGGCGGCTCGTGGGGCAGCACGCTGGGATTGGCCTACGCCGAGGCGCATCCGGAGCGCGTGGCGGGGCTGATTCTGCGGGGCATTTTCCTGTGCCGGGACGCGGAGATTCGCTGGTTCTACCAGGAGGGCGCCAACCGCGTTTTTCCAGATCACTGGGAGCAGTTTCTGGCGCCCATACCCGCTGAGGAGCGCGGTGACCTGCTCCAGGCCTACCACCGGCGCCTGACCGGTGATGACCGGGCCGTGCAGCTGGAGGCAGCCAGGGCCTGGAGCGTCTGGGAGGGGGCAACCAGTAAGCTTTATTTCGACGAGGGCTCGGTGGCGAAATTCGGCGAAGAGCAATTCAGCCTGGCCTTTGCCCGCATCGAGAGCCACTACTTTGTCAACCGCGCGTTCCTGGAGGAAAACCAATTGCTGCAGGAGGTAGACAAGCTGCGCTCCATACCCGGTGTCATCGTGCAGGGGCGCTACGACATGGTCTGTCCCCTGACCAGCGCCTGGGACCTGCACCGCGCCTGGCCCGAGGCCCAGTTGGAGATCATACCCGACGCGGGGCACTCCATTACCGAGCCGGGGATCGTGGACCGGCTCATCGCCGCCACGGATGCCTTTGCCAGCAAGCACGCTGGAGGTCTGTGACTAGCCGTAGCCCTTATTGAGCCCGGCGACGTAGTCCTGCAGTTGCGGGAAGAACGCCTGGAAATCGCTCTCCAGCGCGGCATAGTTATCCGTAAGTGCGGCCAGGCCCTGGGCCAGCAGATTGGCGCGGCTCATGCGACGCGACAGCCCTTCCAGTGTCAGCCCGATGCCCTGCAGCTCGCGGTAGGCCAGCAGCCAGTTATCGGCCTTCATGTAGGGCAGCATACGCCGCAGTCGGGGCGGCAGGTCGGGCTCGTGGAGCTCCAATGCCCGGTAAGCCTCACGGGTAAACTCCTCCAGCGGTACGGCG
This window contains:
- a CDS encoding DUF479 domain-containing protein; amino-acid sequence: MNYLAHLYLADGTPESLVGSLLGDFVRGDDYLRYSPAIQRAIMVHRKTDAFTDVHPIYIRSKRRLDPAFRHTKRILVDVFYDHFLAKNWHAYAAVPLEEFTREAYRALELHEPDLPPRLRRMLPYMKADNWLLAYRELQGIGLTLEGLSRRMSRANLLAQGLAALTDNYAALESDFQAFFPQLQDYVAGLNKGYG
- the pip gene encoding prolyl aminopeptidase, translating into MNELYPPIEPYRHKHLPVSDLHTIHYEECGRPEGLPALFVHGGPGGGIETSYRQYFDPARYRVILVDQRGSGQSRPRAELQENTTQHLIADMERVREDAGVERWLVFGGSWGSTLGLAYAEAHPERVAGLILRGIFLCRDAEIRWFYQEGANRVFPDHWEQFLAPIPAEERGDLLQAYHRRLTGDDRAVQLEAARAWSVWEGATSKLYFDEGSVAKFGEEQFSLAFARIESHYFVNRAFLEENQLLQEVDKLRSIPGVIVQGRYDMVCPLTSAWDLHRAWPEAQLEIIPDAGHSITEPGIVDRLIAATDAFASKHAGGL
- a CDS encoding peptide chain release factor-like protein; its protein translation is MPYDPNELLPPERSSPDWEHLEAEVTVTTFKASGPGGQHRNKTESAVRVTHVPTGVTVIAAESRSQHRNRVVAMERLRQRLEAMFAEKRPRKSSPVPRREKERRLQEKKQRSQAKARRKPPDPDAD